Proteins encoded within one genomic window of Bermanella sp. WJH001:
- a CDS encoding TetR/AcrR family transcriptional regulator — protein sequence MAQVDTVTRILDAAEELFAEHGFAETSLRTITTRADVNLAAVNYHFGSKKALIQAVFARFLGPFYKLVESSLDAHEKQHPDTILSIEDILRFVARAMASVTQGDRNRLAIFMRLLGLAYNQGQGHLRKYLQTEYRSLFRRVMALITKATPDLQPVERFWRFHFMLGSAAFTLSSMENLRAIVEHDFDTKCTEEEVVGYLLPFLAAGIRAK from the coding sequence ATGGCACAAGTTGATACAGTTACACGGATTTTAGACGCAGCAGAAGAGCTGTTTGCAGAGCACGGCTTTGCTGAGACATCACTGCGTACCATTACAACGCGAGCGGATGTAAATTTGGCTGCTGTAAATTATCATTTTGGCTCTAAGAAGGCTTTGATTCAGGCCGTGTTTGCTCGCTTTTTAGGCCCATTTTACAAGCTGGTGGAGTCGAGCCTAGACGCCCACGAAAAACAGCATCCAGACACCATACTCTCAATAGAAGATATATTACGTTTTGTGGCAAGAGCCATGGCCAGTGTGACACAAGGTGATCGCAATCGATTGGCTATCTTCATGCGTTTGCTTGGTTTGGCCTATAACCAAGGGCAGGGGCATTTACGTAAATATCTTCAAACGGAATACCGCAGCCTTTTTCGCCGCGTGATGGCATTAATCACAAAGGCAACCCCTGATCTTCAGCCGGTCGAGCGCTTTTGGCGTTTTCATTTTATGTTAGGTTCAGCTGCCTTTACTTTATCCAGTATGGAAAACCTGCGTGCTATAGTTGAGCACGATTTTGATACCAAATGCACAGAAGAAGAAGTGGTTGGCTATCTCTTGCCTTTCCTTGCGGCAGGTATTCGGGCAAAGTAA
- a CDS encoding outer membrane lipoprotein-sorting protein — MKYLLITALLAVFSVVSNAQTPEEKGLAIAIEGDKRGEGFGDSQVELKMILVDSKGTEAPRDMRVKSLEGVGEEGDKSLMIFDTPIDQKGVAMLTYTHKEKSDDQWLYLPALKRVKKISSKNKSGPFVGSEFAFEDISSQEVEKYTYKYLRDETFDGQDCFVVERVPTDKYSGYTKQVAWIDKAEYRALKIEFYDRKKSLLKTLENKDYKLYLEKFWRPALSVMVNHQTGKATRLEYKGYEFKVGLNDKEFTKNSLKRAK, encoded by the coding sequence ATGAAATATTTATTGATAACAGCGTTACTGGCGGTATTTAGCGTCGTTTCAAATGCACAAACACCTGAAGAAAAAGGCTTGGCTATTGCCATTGAAGGGGATAAACGTGGTGAGGGTTTTGGTGACTCACAGGTTGAACTGAAAATGATTTTGGTTGATAGCAAAGGCACTGAAGCACCACGTGATATGCGTGTTAAAAGTTTGGAAGGTGTCGGTGAAGAGGGTGATAAATCACTTATGATTTTTGATACACCAATTGACCAAAAAGGTGTGGCTATGTTGACTTACACGCATAAAGAAAAGTCAGATGATCAATGGTTGTATTTACCTGCATTAAAGCGTGTAAAAAAAATCTCCAGTAAAAATAAGTCTGGTCCATTTGTAGGCAGTGAATTTGCTTTTGAAGATATTAGCTCTCAAGAGGTTGAGAAATACACATATAAATACCTGCGTGACGAAACTTTTGATGGCCAAGATTGCTTTGTGGTTGAGCGTGTACCTACGGATAAATACTCAGGTTATACCAAGCAAGTTGCTTGGATTGATAAAGCTGAATATCGTGCGCTAAAAATTGAATTCTATGATCGTAAAAAAAGTTTATTAAAAACCTTAGAAAATAAAGACTATAAATTGTACTTGGAAAAATTCTGGCGTCCGGCTTTAAGTGTGATGGTCAATCATCAGACGGGTAAGGCTACTCGCTTAGAATATAAAGGCTATGAATTTAAAGTTGGTTTAAACGATAAAGAATTCACTAAAAATAGTTTGAAACGAGCCAAGTAA
- a CDS encoding MMPL family transporter, with amino-acid sequence MIEKLTWWLVRHPWAVVLSTILIVAASGYGAKNIKLNADYRAFFSSDNPHLQAFEELQDQYNKVDNILIALVPEDGQVFNTRILTLVEELTEESWQVPYSRRVDSISNFQHTYAEEDDMIVESLFEYSADLSEEEIQAKQAIALKDPVLAGNLIAYDGKATGVNITINLPGINQAKEVPEVVGFVREMVAKYEAAYPEVGFYLTGVTMTNNAFPEASAQDIKELYPVMILLILVLLFFSLKGMWGTLATFSIVVFSSTIAMGLFGWPGPEVTPTTLSAPVMIMTLAIADCIHILMSYYHGIAKGESKPAAMVESIRINFQPVLLTSVTTAIGFLTLNFSDAPPFHDLGNIVCIGVLAAFILAVFFLPALMMLLPSKKVSESFGENKKMQVLSDFVIKNYRALLVGFSVVIIALIALIPMNELDDNTIEYFDWSIKFRSDSETIADTLTGVQSMNYSLKADGEMGVADPEYLKTIDAFAEFLRIQPEVRHVGTFSDVMKRLNKNMNADDEAYYKIPDDRQLAAQYMLLYELSLPYGLDLTNQVNGNKSATRMIVQIDKITAQEIISLDNRAVAWLEENAPQYMVTEGASTAVMFAHITERNIKSMIGGVVGALFLISFIIMLAIKSVKLGFISLIPNLVPAGMAFGLWAVFDGMVGLGLSVVMGVTLGIVVDDTVHFMTKYVRAKRELGLKTEAAIEYAFHTVGVALTATTIVLCAGFMVLALSPFAINTHMGIMSALTIALALIVDFFYLPPLLLKLDKDKTEDAATDIHSSADQVQSPEQKIEVQA; translated from the coding sequence ATGATTGAAAAACTAACCTGGTGGCTAGTTCGCCACCCCTGGGCCGTGGTCTTGTCGACCATTCTAATCGTTGCTGCAAGCGGTTATGGTGCCAAAAATATTAAGCTCAATGCCGATTACCGCGCCTTTTTTAGTAGTGATAATCCTCACTTGCAAGCATTTGAAGAGCTGCAAGATCAATATAATAAAGTTGATAACATTCTTATTGCTTTGGTGCCTGAAGACGGCCAAGTCTTTAATACTCGTATTTTGACCTTGGTTGAAGAGTTAACCGAAGAATCATGGCAGGTTCCTTATAGCCGTCGAGTTGATTCAATTTCAAACTTTCAGCATACCTACGCTGAAGAAGACGACATGATAGTTGAAAGCTTGTTTGAATATTCAGCCGATTTAAGCGAAGAAGAAATTCAAGCCAAACAAGCCATTGCGCTAAAAGATCCTGTATTGGCAGGCAATCTTATTGCTTATGACGGTAAAGCAACGGGTGTAAATATCACCATTAATCTGCCAGGTATCAACCAAGCTAAAGAAGTGCCAGAGGTTGTAGGTTTTGTTCGAGAAATGGTGGCAAAGTATGAAGCGGCTTACCCTGAAGTAGGTTTTTATCTGACTGGCGTTACCATGACCAATAACGCATTTCCAGAAGCCAGCGCGCAAGATATTAAAGAATTATACCCAGTTATGATTCTATTGATTTTGGTTCTTTTGTTCTTTTCTCTTAAAGGTATGTGGGGAACGTTAGCCACGTTTAGTATTGTTGTGTTCTCAAGCACCATCGCCATGGGATTGTTTGGCTGGCCTGGGCCTGAAGTCACACCAACCACGTTGTCAGCCCCGGTTATGATTATGACCTTGGCAATTGCAGACTGTATCCATATTTTAATGAGTTATTACCATGGTATTGCCAAAGGTGAGTCGAAGCCTGCTGCTATGGTTGAAAGTATTCGTATTAATTTTCAGCCGGTACTATTAACAAGTGTGACCACAGCGATTGGTTTCTTAACGCTTAACTTTTCAGATGCCCCTCCTTTTCATGACTTAGGTAATATCGTATGCATTGGTGTGCTTGCGGCCTTTATTTTAGCGGTTTTCTTTTTGCCTGCCTTAATGATGTTGTTACCTTCTAAAAAGGTTTCTGAATCTTTTGGTGAAAATAAAAAGATGCAGGTACTTTCTGATTTTGTTATCAAAAACTATCGCGCTCTACTGGTTGGTTTTTCGGTTGTTATTATTGCTTTAATTGCGTTAATTCCAATGAATGAGTTGGATGACAATACAATTGAATACTTTGATTGGAGCATTAAATTCAGAAGTGATAGTGAAACGATTGCCGATACCTTAACAGGTGTACAAAGCATGAACTATTCATTAAAAGCAGATGGCGAGATGGGGGTTGCAGACCCTGAATATTTAAAAACCATTGATGCATTTGCTGAGTTTTTAAGAATACAACCTGAAGTTCGTCATGTGGGCACGTTCAGCGATGTAATGAAGCGCTTAAATAAAAACATGAATGCCGATGATGAAGCGTATTACAAAATTCCAGATGATCGTCAGTTGGCCGCTCAATATATGTTGTTATATGAATTGTCACTGCCATATGGTTTAGATTTGACTAACCAGGTGAACGGAAACAAATCGGCCACTCGTATGATTGTTCAAATTGATAAAATCACAGCTCAAGAAATTATATCCCTTGATAATCGTGCTGTTGCTTGGTTGGAAGAAAATGCGCCTCAATACATGGTAACTGAGGGTGCAAGTACGGCGGTAATGTTTGCTCACATTACCGAGCGTAATATTAAAAGCATGATTGGTGGGGTTGTTGGCGCGCTATTCTTAATTTCATTTATTATTATGCTGGCCATTAAATCGGTCAAACTGGGCTTTATTAGCTTAATACCTAACCTTGTGCCAGCCGGTATGGCGTTTGGTTTGTGGGCGGTATTTGATGGTATGGTTGGTTTAGGGTTGTCGGTGGTGATGGGTGTAACGTTAGGTATTGTAGTTGATGATACGGTTCACTTTATGACTAAATATGTTCGAGCTAAACGTGAACTTGGCTTAAAAACAGAAGCCGCCATTGAATATGCATTTCATACAGTGGGTGTGGCGTTAACGGCAACAACGATTGTATTGTGTGCGGGCTTTATGGTGTTGGCATTGTCGCCATTTGCAATCAATACCCATATGGGGATTATGAGTGCGCTGACTATTGCTTTAGCGTTAATCGTGGATTTCTTTTATCTACCGCCATTACTTTTAAAGTTAGATAAAGATAAAACTGAAGACGCAGCAACGGATATCCATAGCAGCGCTGATCAAGTTCAGTCACCAGAACAAAAAATTGAAGTACAAGCATAA
- a CDS encoding TetR/AcrR family transcriptional regulator, which produces MRIEREELILSVALSLLKNDGFQGLSMQAIANQTEYSKGTIYQHFSSKEDVLAKLIIRCGERLISLIDIALSNSTGLRNTIVMVSWAFFINAEQEAETAGLVSMVKSPEFQTKVTPAHQNAISVIDQSILSRVIGIFTNQTDIPAEKIKVGAFGWWAMKWGVQDVLLNDWEMSKLGFDDPKHYFFESLHVFLDGLGVKRDDISHDFEMVQAQAKHVFS; this is translated from the coding sequence ATGCGTATTGAGCGTGAAGAATTAATTCTGAGCGTCGCTTTGTCGTTGCTGAAAAATGATGGCTTTCAAGGGCTGAGTATGCAGGCCATTGCAAATCAAACAGAATATTCGAAAGGTACGATTTATCAGCATTTTAGTAGTAAAGAAGACGTTCTGGCTAAGTTAATAATTCGATGTGGTGAGCGTTTAATCTCTTTAATTGATATTGCCCTGAGCAACAGTACTGGCTTGAGAAATACCATTGTAATGGTGAGCTGGGCATTTTTTATCAATGCCGAACAGGAGGCAGAGACGGCTGGATTGGTTTCTATGGTTAAGTCCCCAGAGTTTCAAACAAAGGTGACACCGGCTCATCAAAATGCCATTTCAGTTATTGATCAAAGCATTCTATCCCGTGTTATTGGCATATTTACAAATCAAACAGATATACCTGCTGAAAAAATTAAAGTGGGTGCTTTTGGCTGGTGGGCAATGAAGTGGGGGGTACAGGATGTGCTGCTAAACGATTGGGAAATGTCAAAGCTAGGCTTTGATGATCCCAAGCATTATTTCTTTGAATCGCTGCATGTTTTTTTGGATGGGCTTGGCGTGAAGCGTGACGACATAAGTCATGATTTTGAAATGGTACAGGCGCAGGCTAAACACGTTTTCTCGTAA
- the lexA gene encoding transcriptional repressor LexA: MIKLTARQQEVLNLIKHSIETTGFPPTRAEIAKELGFKSPNAAEEHLKALARKGAIEMTPGASRGIRLAEDQSGIPLIGRVAAGEPILAQEHVERYVELPREFFKPSADFLLEVHGESMKDIGIMDGDLIAVHKTNQARNGQIVVARVGEEVTVKRFQQDKNIVKLLPENQEFAPIVVDLQTEPLEIEGLYVGIIRQHLH; encoded by the coding sequence ATGATCAAACTTACCGCTCGCCAGCAAGAAGTGTTGAATTTAATTAAGCACTCCATAGAGACTACAGGCTTTCCCCCAACCCGCGCTGAAATTGCCAAAGAGTTAGGCTTTAAAAGCCCTAACGCCGCAGAAGAACACTTAAAAGCGCTTGCTCGTAAAGGGGCAATTGAAATGACCCCAGGAGCAAGTCGAGGCATCCGCTTAGCTGAAGATCAAAGTGGCATCCCACTAATTGGTCGGGTTGCAGCAGGCGAGCCTATACTGGCCCAAGAACATGTTGAACGTTATGTAGAACTACCCAGAGAATTTTTTAAGCCAAGTGCTGATTTTTTGCTTGAAGTTCACGGCGAAAGTATGAAAGACATAGGCATTATGGATGGGGACTTGATCGCCGTTCATAAAACAAACCAAGCTCGGAATGGTCAAATAGTAGTGGCGCGCGTGGGTGAAGAAGTGACGGTTAAGCGTTTTCAGCAAGATAAAAACATAGTTAAGTTGCTACCTGAAAACCAAGAGTTTGCGCCAATCGTTGTCGATCTGCAAACCGAGCCACTCGAAATTGAAGGCCTGTATGTTGGTATTATTCGACAACACCTTCATTAG
- a CDS encoding DUF6586 family protein: MMSPVSRTNQVVFFARNCLKQAEQATDQEKRQLEEAALGHLYAGVVSFANELTSQYRLPPFKGLSELFARDQLPAELYELSLLSHESHGWLGALLKQYDRMLLTGLDEGGVVQSVQLITTQSDYVDLLRNWLIELEKTIQRMRLHYQEN, encoded by the coding sequence ATGATGAGTCCTGTTAGTCGAACGAATCAAGTGGTGTTTTTTGCTCGAAACTGCCTCAAGCAAGCCGAGCAAGCCACTGACCAAGAAAAACGCCAGTTAGAAGAAGCGGCTTTGGGTCACTTATATGCGGGTGTTGTTTCATTTGCCAATGAATTAACCAGCCAATACCGTTTGCCTCCCTTTAAGGGTCTTAGTGAGCTATTTGCTCGAGATCAGCTACCAGCTGAGTTATATGAGCTGAGTTTGCTAAGCCATGAATCCCATGGCTGGTTAGGTGCTTTGCTTAAACAATATGACAGAATGCTGCTAACTGGCCTAGATGAGGGTGGGGTAGTTCAATCTGTACAATTAATTACAACTCAGTCTGATTATGTGGACTTATTGCGTAACTGGTTGATTGAGTTAGAAAAAACCATTCAGCGTATGCGTTTGCACTACCAAGAAAATTAA
- a CDS encoding YfaZ family outer membrane protein → MKLLRLLAPIGLLISSAVHAGGTLDLSINDSMAGLDYDATRMGSPMHVTAGFLHHEDDGDLMSFGLNAVDVRSQQSSLRIGVGGKVYGYFTDANDSGALAIGGFARYMPPELNGLGFGGHVYYAPSVLSFSTTENLVDVGARVEFMLLPTAMVYLGYRFVEANDEKGDIEVVNAGHFGLRINF, encoded by the coding sequence ATGAAATTGCTACGCCTGTTGGCCCCAATCGGTTTATTGATCAGTTCAGCGGTTCATGCTGGCGGCACGCTCGATTTAAGCATTAACGACAGTATGGCAGGGCTTGACTATGACGCTACGCGCATGGGCAGTCCAATGCATGTGACCGCTGGTTTTTTACACCATGAAGATGACGGCGATTTAATGTCTTTTGGTTTAAATGCCGTGGACGTTCGTAGCCAACAAAGCAGTTTACGCATTGGTGTGGGCGGTAAAGTATATGGTTACTTCACTGATGCAAACGATAGTGGTGCCTTGGCCATTGGTGGTTTTGCACGTTACATGCCCCCTGAACTCAATGGTTTAGGTTTTGGTGGTCATGTTTATTACGCGCCAAGTGTATTGTCTTTCTCAACCACCGAGAATCTAGTTGATGTGGGTGCCCGAGTAGAGTTTATGCTGCTTCCTACGGCCATGGTCTACCTAGGTTATCGTTTTGTTGAAGCAAATGACGAAAAAGGCGATATAGAGGTGGTAAATGCAGGTCATTTTGGCTTACGTATTAACTTCTGA
- the htpG gene encoding molecular chaperone HtpG, protein MTTAQKETLGFQTEVKQMLHLMIHSLYSNKEIFLRELISNASDACDKLRFEALNDDSLFENDPEIKVSIEFDAQANTVTISDNGIGMNRDEVIENLGTIAKSGTSAFLQKLSGDEKKDAHLIGQFGVGFYSSFIVADKVEVLTRRAGSETKEAVLWTSAGEGDFTIETTEKAGRGTQITLHLKADEKEFADGFRLRNLVKKYSDHIAVPVQMIKEHTGEDEAPAEPEWESVNSAKALWVRSKSDVKDEEYQEFYKHIAHDYDDALTWSHNKVEGTLEYTSLLYVPKRAPYDLWNREGNRGLKLYVQRVFIMDDAEQFLPPYLRFIKGVVDSNDLPLNVSREILQENASITSMRTALTKRILDMLKKLAKKDPEQYQTFWDGFGQVLKEGPADDFANKEKIAELFRFASTKGEDNKQTVSLDAYLERAQESQDKIYYLTAENYLTASRSPHLEVFRKKGLEVLLLTDRVDEWMISHLSEFKGKTFEDITKGDLALDETDKAEQEKAEKENESLISRIKATLGDKVEDVRISTRLTDSAACLVVGKDDMGMQMRRMLEAAGQALPEAKRVLEINTGHPLIVKMDMQSDEARFADMAELIFEQSQLAEGSQLQDPAGYVDRINKLLVGLLDG, encoded by the coding sequence ATGACTACCGCACAAAAAGAAACCTTAGGCTTTCAAACCGAAGTGAAGCAGATGCTTCATTTGATGATTCACTCTCTATATTCCAACAAAGAGATATTTCTACGTGAATTAATTTCAAACGCATCGGATGCTTGCGACAAGCTGCGTTTCGAAGCCCTAAATGACGACAGCCTATTTGAAAATGACCCAGAAATTAAAGTCAGCATTGAGTTCGATGCTCAGGCGAATACGGTAACTATTTCCGATAACGGCATTGGTATGAACCGTGATGAGGTGATCGAAAACCTAGGTACGATTGCTAAATCCGGTACCTCTGCGTTTTTACAAAAGCTGTCAGGTGACGAAAAGAAAGATGCTCATCTAATTGGTCAGTTTGGTGTGGGGTTCTACAGTTCTTTCATTGTGGCAGACAAAGTAGAAGTACTGACACGCCGTGCTGGTTCTGAGACTAAAGAAGCGGTGCTATGGACGTCAGCTGGGGAAGGTGATTTCACAATCGAGACCACTGAAAAAGCAGGCCGAGGCACTCAAATTACCCTTCACTTAAAAGCGGATGAAAAAGAATTTGCAGACGGTTTCCGTTTACGCAACCTAGTTAAAAAATATTCAGATCATATTGCTGTACCAGTGCAGATGATTAAAGAACATACGGGTGAAGACGAAGCTCCTGCTGAGCCTGAGTGGGAATCTGTAAACAGTGCAAAAGCACTTTGGGTTCGCAGCAAGTCAGATGTGAAAGATGAAGAATATCAAGAGTTTTATAAGCATATTGCCCATGATTATGACGATGCACTAACCTGGTCTCATAACAAAGTAGAAGGCACTCTTGAATACACTAGCCTGTTGTATGTGCCAAAGCGCGCCCCATATGATCTTTGGAATCGTGAAGGTAACCGTGGTTTAAAACTGTATGTTCAGCGTGTATTCATCATGGATGATGCCGAGCAGTTCTTACCGCCTTATTTGCGTTTCATTAAAGGTGTGGTGGACAGCAATGATTTGCCACTTAACGTGAGCCGTGAAATTCTGCAAGAAAATGCCAGCATTACCTCTATGCGTACCGCTTTAACCAAGCGTATCTTGGATATGCTTAAAAAATTGGCGAAGAAAGATCCTGAACAATATCAAACCTTCTGGGATGGCTTTGGTCAGGTTTTAAAAGAAGGCCCTGCAGATGACTTTGCCAATAAAGAAAAAATTGCGGAATTATTCCGCTTTGCTTCTACCAAAGGTGAAGATAACAAGCAGACGGTTTCTTTAGACGCCTACTTAGAGCGTGCTCAAGAAAGCCAAGATAAGATTTATTACCTAACAGCTGAAAACTATCTAACGGCTTCTCGTAGCCCTCACTTAGAAGTGTTCCGTAAAAAAGGTTTAGAAGTTCTACTATTAACCGATCGCGTTGATGAGTGGATGATTTCACACCTAAGTGAATTTAAAGGCAAAACGTTTGAAGACATCACTAAAGGTGATCTGGCTTTAGATGAAACCGATAAAGCAGAGCAAGAAAAAGCTGAAAAAGAAAACGAAAGTCTCATTAGCCGTATTAAAGCCACGTTAGGCGATAAAGTTGAAGATGTGCGTATCTCAACTCGTTTAACAGATTCAGCCGCATGTTTAGTGGTGGGTAAAGACGACATGGGCATGCAAATGCGCCGTATGCTCGAAGCGGCTGGTCAAGCGTTACCAGAAGCGAAGCGTGTATTGGAAATTAACACTGGCCATCCGTTGATCGTAAAAATGGATATGCAAAGTGATGAAGCCCGTTTTGCTGATATGGCTGAGCTTATTTTTGAGCAGTCTCAATTAGCAGAAGGCAGTCAACTGCAAGACCCAGCGGGTTATGTAGATCGTATTAATAAACTGCTGGTCGGTTTATTAGACGGCTAA
- a CDS encoding PaaI family thioesterase, whose product MSNFEALLQAAHEGGDYKPVVNAIPYAQLIGIDFQRFGNDVIFKLPDNPSNIGNPILPAVHGGVVGGFMEMSAALHLLMMLDTPAMPKIVDFSLDYLRAVRGGRDTFAECQVIRQGSRVANVIINAWQTKREEAVATARAHFLLAP is encoded by the coding sequence ATGTCGAATTTTGAGGCACTATTACAGGCAGCCCATGAGGGTGGTGACTATAAGCCAGTGGTGAATGCCATTCCTTATGCGCAGCTAATCGGTATTGATTTCCAGCGTTTTGGTAATGATGTGATATTTAAGCTGCCAGATAACCCAAGTAATATCGGTAACCCTATTCTTCCGGCTGTTCATGGCGGGGTAGTGGGGGGCTTTATGGAAATGTCAGCGGCCCTTCATCTATTAATGATGCTTGATACACCGGCCATGCCAAAGATTGTGGATTTTTCGCTGGATTACTTAAGAGCGGTGCGCGGTGGGCGAGATACGTTTGCTGAATGTCAGGTGATACGCCAAGGTTCCCGTGTGGCCAATGTGATCATTAATGCATGGCAGACTAAACGTGAAGAGGCGGTAGCGACGGCTCGCGCCCACTTTTTGCTGGCACCTTAA
- a CDS encoding PaaI family thioesterase — MSESNPYLGRAQRFVGLLKHCQVLGMQVKEASKESLTIELPYSEQHVGNPSTGVIHGGVLTTLMDTACGTMVINALPEFELCPTLDLRVDYVRAAEPKKSIFAFAEAYRVSRHVVFTRCTVHQGDVDEPVANCVGTFMRIGSHLSPPDFKQAVLGHESSAGE, encoded by the coding sequence ATGAGCGAGAGCAACCCGTATTTAGGTCGTGCCCAGCGTTTTGTTGGTTTGCTTAAGCATTGCCAGGTTTTAGGCATGCAGGTGAAAGAAGCCAGCAAAGAAAGTTTGACCATTGAACTGCCGTATAGTGAACAGCATGTGGGTAATCCTTCGACGGGTGTTATTCATGGTGGTGTTTTGACAACGTTAATGGATACAGCCTGTGGCACCATGGTCATCAATGCCTTACCTGAGTTTGAATTATGCCCAACTCTAGATTTGCGTGTGGATTACGTCAGGGCGGCTGAACCTAAAAAGTCGATTTTTGCCTTTGCTGAGGCGTATCGGGTGAGTCGTCATGTGGTATTTACCCGCTGCACAGTACACCAGGGGGATGTAGATGAACCTGTGGCTAATTGTGTGGGGACATTTATGCGTATTGGCTCTCACTTGTCGCCACCGGATTTTAAGCAGGCGGTGTTAGGTCATGAATCAAGTGCAGGAGAATAA
- a CDS encoding type III PLP-dependent enzyme has translation MEHPTLMQIQPKDYYEGDTFERIKQYADNLETPCVVIDTATFARQLDELMACFPYAKTYYAIKANPAEELLRILDDRGCNFDVASRYELDKVLAIGVKGDRVSYGNTIKKSKDIRYFHEKGVDLFATDSEADLRNIAQAAPGARVFVRILTEGAQTADWPLSRKFGCQTDMALDLCILARDLGLVPYGISFHVGSQQRDIGAWDSAIAKVKWIFERLQEENGIQLKMANLGGGFPANYMSRTNDLKTYSEEITRFLSEDFDDNFPEIILEPGRSLVANAGVLVSEVVLISRKNRHGLNRWVFTDIGKFGGLIETMDEAIKYPLYVEKKGETEEVIIAGPTCDSADILYENYKYELPLNLAMGDRMYWFSTGAYTTTYSAIEFNGFPPLKSYFI, from the coding sequence ATGGAGCACCCCACACTGATGCAGATCCAACCTAAGGACTACTACGAAGGTGATACCTTCGAACGCATTAAACAATACGCTGACAACTTAGAAACCCCATGTGTGGTTATCGATACAGCGACATTTGCTCGTCAGCTAGATGAATTAATGGCGTGTTTTCCTTACGCAAAAACTTATTACGCGATTAAAGCTAACCCAGCAGAAGAGCTATTAAGAATTTTGGATGATCGTGGTTGCAACTTTGATGTGGCTTCCCGTTATGAGCTAGACAAAGTACTGGCCATTGGTGTGAAAGGTGATCGTGTTAGTTACGGTAACACCATTAAAAAATCAAAAGACATTCGCTACTTTCATGAAAAAGGCGTGGACTTATTTGCAACCGACTCAGAAGCTGACTTGCGCAATATTGCACAAGCGGCCCCTGGTGCGCGAGTATTCGTACGTATTTTAACTGAAGGTGCGCAAACCGCTGACTGGCCACTATCACGTAAATTTGGTTGCCAAACAGATATGGCATTAGACCTGTGTATTCTTGCACGTGATCTTGGTTTAGTACCTTACGGTATTTCGTTTCACGTCGGTTCACAGCAACGTGACATTGGCGCGTGGGACTCAGCCATTGCAAAAGTGAAATGGATATTTGAACGTCTTCAAGAAGAAAACGGCATTCAATTAAAAATGGCAAACCTAGGTGGCGGCTTCCCTGCTAACTATATGAGCCGTACAAATGATTTAAAAACATACTCAGAAGAAATTACCCGTTTCTTGAGTGAAGACTTTGACGACAACTTCCCAGAAATCATTTTGGAACCTGGTCGTTCGTTAGTTGCTAACGCAGGAGTGTTAGTGAGTGAAGTGGTGTTAATCAGCCGTAAAAACCGTCATGGTTTAAACCGCTGGGTATTCACCGATATTGGTAAATTTGGTGGCCTAATTGAAACCATGGATGAAGCCATTAAATACCCACTGTACGTTGAGAAAAAAGGCGAAACAGAGGAAGTGATTATTGCAGGTCCAACCTGTGACAGCGCCGATATTTTGTATGAAAATTACAAATACGAGTTGCCACTGAACCTTGCGATGGGTGATCGTATGTACTGGTTCTCTACTGGTGCCTACACAACCACTTACTCAGCAATTGAGTTCAACGGTTTCCCTCCGTTAAAATCTTATTTCATCTAA